A genomic window from Lotus japonicus ecotype B-129 chromosome 1, LjGifu_v1.2 includes:
- the LOC130730399 gene encoding probable serine/threonine-protein kinase PBL7 isoform X1 has protein sequence MGWIPCSGNSGTKKKMVKMEVQDSVVGQIKGTPGKLKRNSSTNSKDASKSGSTDHIAAQTFSFRDLATATRNFRAECLLGEGGFGRVYKGRLESINQVVAIKQLDRNGLQGNREFLVEVLMLSLLHHPNLVNLIGYCADGDQRLLVYEYMPLGCLEDHLHDIPPGKKRLDWNTRMKIAAGAAKGLEYLHDKANPPVIYRDLKCSNILLGEGYHPKLSDFGLAKLGPVGENTHVSTRVMGTYGYCAPEYAMTGQLTLKSDVYSFGVVLLEIITGRKAIDNSRSAGEQNLVAWARPLFKDRRKFSQMADPMLQGQYPSRGLYQALAVAAMCVQEQANMRPVIADVVTALSYLATQRYDPNTQTVQSSRLAPGTPPRTRRGQ, from the exons atgggTTGGATTCCCTGTTCTGGAAACTCAGGCACtaagaagaagatggtgaagATGGAAGTGCAGGACAGCGTTGTTGGTCAGATCAAAGGAACCCCAG GGAAGTTGAAGAGGAATTCATCCACAAATTCCAAGGATGCATCTAAAAGTGGGAGCACTGATCACATTGCAGCACAGACATTTTCATTCCGTGACTTGGCAACTGCAACTAGAAATTTTAGAGCAGAATGTCTCTTGGGAGAGGGTGGCTTTGGTAGAGTGTACAAAGGGCGTCTCGAAAGTATAAATCAG GTTGTTGCAATAAAGCAACTTGACCGAAATGGACTGCAAGGGAATAGGGAGTTCCTTGTTGAAGTGTTGATGTTAAGTCTGCTCCATCACCCTAACCTTGTCAACCTTATTGGTTATTGTGCTGATGGTGATCAAAGGCTTCTAGTTTATGAATATATGCCGCTAGGATGCTTGGAAGATCACTTGCACG ATATTCCTCCTGGCAAGAAACGACTTGATTGGAACACACGAATGAAAATAGCTGCCGGGGCAGCGAAGGGACTGGAGTATCTACACGACAAAGCTAATCCTCCGGTCATATACCGAGATTTAAAGTGCTCCAACATTTTGCTTGGTGAAGGGTATCACCCGAAGCTATCGGATTTTGGTTTGGCTAAACTTGGCCCAGTTGGAGAAAATACCCATGTATCAACAAGGGTTATGGGAACCTATGGATATTGTGCTCCAGAGTACGCGATGACTGGTCAACTGACTCTAAAATCAGATGTTTATAGCTTTGGTGTAGTTCTTCTGGAAATAATTACTGGAAGGAAAGCGATTGACAATTCGAGATCTGCAGGAGAGCAGAATCTTGTTGCATGG GCAAGACCCTTGTTTAAAGATAGAAGGAAATTTTCACAGATGGCCGATCCAATGCTCCAAGGTCAATATCCTTCAAGAGGGCTCTACCAGGCACTTGCTGTTGCAGCAATGTGTGTTCAGGAGCAGGCAAATATGCGTCCAGTTATAGCCGATGTTGTCACAGCTTTGTCTTACCTTGCTACACAAAGATATGATCCCAATACGCAGACAGTCCAAAGCTCCCGCCTTGCTCCTGGTACTCCTCCTAGAACCAGGAGAGGGCAATGA
- the LOC130730400 gene encoding glutathione S-transferase L3-like isoform X1: protein MSTASVQQVRPAPLTSTSDLLPLFDGTTRLYISYICPFAQRAWITRNYKGLQDEIKLVPLDLSNRPAWYKEKVYPENKVPSLEHNGKVLGESLDLIKYLDANFEGPSLVPSDPEKKEFGEQLISHLDTFTKDVYSAFKGDPIPQASPAFDYLEKALGKFDDGPFFLGQFSWVDVAYIPFVERFQLVFSEVFKHDIVVGRPKFAAWIEEVNKIDAYTQTRADPAENLDLYKKRFLAQQ from the exons ATGTCAACAGC CAGCGTGCAACAAGTTCGTCCAGCTCCATTAACTTCCACCTCTGATCTGCTTCCACTTTTTGACGGAACCACCag GTTGTACATCAGTTATATTTGTCCCTTCGCACAACGTGCATGGATCACTAGGAACTATAAG GGATTACAAGATGAGATCAAATTGGTTCCTTTGGACCTTTCAAACAGGCCTGCTTGGTATAAGGAGAAAGTTTACCCTGAAAATAAG GTGCCATCATTGGAGCACAATGGGAAGGTCTTGGGGGAAAGCCTTGATTTGATCAAGTATTTAGATGCCAATTTTGAAGGGCCATCTCTAGTTCCCAGT GACCCTGAAAAGAAAGAGTTTGGTGAGCAGTTGATTTCCCATCTTGATACATTCACCAAAGACGTGTACTCTGCATTCAAAGGAGATCCTATCCCGCAAGCTA GTCCTGCCTTTGATTACTTGGAGAAGGCTCTTGGTAAATTTGATGATGGCCCATTCTTTCTTGGTCAATTTAGTTGG GTGGATGTTGCCTATATTCCATTTGTTGAAAGATTCCAGCTCGTATTTTCTGAGGTGTTCAAACATGATATAGTGGTAGGAAGGCCTAAATTTGCAGCATGGATTGAG GAGGTGAACAAGATTGATGCTTATACACAGACTAGAGCTGACCCTGCAGAAAACCTTGATCTTTACAAGAAACGTTTTTTG GCTCAACAGTGA
- the LOC130730396 gene encoding WRKY transcription factor 44, with protein sequence MDIQESERVVVAKPVASRPTCSSFKSFSELLAGAINDSPPTASSQATTVSAIRPKTVRFKPAMNHCPTPGFISSQGDSYGAAFGDSADKSPKPDTNQSLIYKPMAKVVSKTTASLLSNMGNCSTSQQQPLQPMEANLQHSNHEKLRTKASSNLHQSITPYAETCQTTEPCKIVQQNLEEDQKALTSTANGDRPSYDGYNWRKYGQKQVKGSEFPRSYYKCTYPNCPVKKKVERSFDGQIAEIVYKGEHSHAKPQLPKRNSAGGAQGSVSESERNEDNEGRMENQNDTGIASVHSAYHVKAPQANNDSAVLIGAMNAGGGNTENSCGLSGECEGASKGFEAEEEESRSKRRKNENQSNEAAVSEEGLAEPRIVMQSSMDSEIIGDGFRWRKYGQKVVKGNPYPRSYYRCTNIKCNVRKHVERAIDDPKSFVTTYEGKHNHEMPLKNTASVASEKNSQA encoded by the exons ATGGATATTCAAGAATCAGAAAGGGTGGTGGTTGCCAAACCAGTTGCTTCAAGGCCTACCTGTTCTAGTTTCAAATCTTTCTCAGAGCTCCTAGCAGGAGCAATCAATGACTCTCCCCCTACTGCATCTTCTCAAGCTACTACAGTTTCTGCCATTAGACCAAAGACAGTTAGGTTCAAGCCAGCAATGAATCATTGCCCCACTCCTGGGTTTATTTCTTCTCAG GGTGACAGTTATGGAGCTGCATTTGGTGATTCCGCTGACAAGAGTCCTAAACCTGACACCAACCAGTCCCTCATATACAAGCCAATGGCAAAGGTTGTGTCAAAGACAACTGCTTCTCTTCTGTCAAACATG GGAAACTGCAGTACTAGTCAGCAACAACCACTCCAACCAATGGAGGCCAATCTTCAACATTCCAACCATGAAAAACTCAGAACCAAAGCGAGCTCAAATCTTCATCAGAGCATTACTCCTTATGCAGAAACATGTCAAACCACTGAGCCTTGTAAGATAGTACAACAGAACCTGGAGGAAGACCAAAAAGCTTTAACATCAACTGCTAATGGTGATCGACCTTCTTATGATGGTTATAACTGGAGAAAATATGGGCAGAAACAAGTTAAAGGAAGCGAATTCCCGCGAAGTTATTATAAGTGCACGTATCCTAATTGTCCAGTGaagaagaaggttgaaagatCATTTGATGGTCAGATTGCAGAAATTGTTTATAAAGGTGAACACAGCCATGCAAAGCCACAGCTTCCTAAGAGAAACTCAGCAGGAGGGGCACAAGGTTCAGTGTCTGAGAGTGAGAGGAATGAAGACAATGAAGGTAGAATGGAGAACCAGAATGACACAGGAATAGCGTCTGTGCATTCAGCTTATCATGTCAAAGCTCCACAGGCTAATAATGATTCTGCTGTTCTGATTGGTGCGATGAATGCTGGTGGAGGAAACACAGAAAATTCTTGTGGTCTGAGTGGGGAATGCGAGGGAGCAAGTAAGGGATTTGAGGCAGAGGAAGAGGAATCCAGAAGTAAAAGAAG GAAAAATGAGAATCAATCCAATGAAGCAGCAGTATCAGAGGAAGGTTTAGCAGAGCCACGCATTGTGATGCAAAGTTCAATGGATTCTGAAATAATAGGAGATGGCTTTCGCTGGAGGAAATATGGGCAGAAAGTGGTGAAGGGAAATCCATATCCCAG AAGTTACTATAGATGTACTAATATCAAGTGTAACGTTCGCAAACACGTGGAGAGAGCAATAGATGACCCGAAGTCATTTGTCACTACCTATGAGGGAAAGCACAACCATGAGATGCCACTCAAGAACACAGCAAGTGTGGCCTCTGAAAAAAATTCACAGGCTTAA
- the LOC130730397 gene encoding pentatricopeptide repeat-containing protein At1g05600-like has product MREDSCECKDSVFVSAIKIYAKAGLVDEAISLFKNIPQFNCVSCWTESFNTLLQIMMDCKLMPCSKRVTMDRVVDQASQYRGRERRR; this is encoded by the exons ATGAGAGAGGATTCATGTGAATGCAAAGATTCAGTCTTTGTGTCTGCTATTAAGATATATGCAAAAGCAGGGCTGGTAGATGAAGCAATCTCTCTCTTTAAGAACATTCCTCAGTTTAACTGTGTGAGCTGTTGGACTGAATCCTTCAATACCTTGTTGCAAATAATG ATGGACTGCAAGTTGATGCCATGTAGCAAGAGGGTGACAATGGATAGAGTAGTAGACCAGGCCTCGCAATACAG AGGGAGAGAGCGGAGAAGATGA
- the LOC130730401 gene encoding glutathione S-transferase L3-like, whose amino-acid sequence MSTAVQQVLPAPLTSTSDLLPLFDGTTRLYISYICPFAQRAWITRNYKGLQDEVKLVPLDLSNRPAWYKEKVYPENKVPSLEHNGKVLGESLDLIKYIDANFEGPSLVPTDPAKEEFGEQLISDVDTFTKDVYSAFKGDPIPQASPAFDYLEKALGKFDDGPFFLGQFSWVDVAYIPFVERFQIVFSEVFKHDIGEGRPRLAAWIEEVNKIDAYTQTRADPAELLDLYKKRFLAQQ is encoded by the exons ATGTCAACAGC TGTGCAACAAGTTCTTCCTGCACCATTAACTTCCACCTCTGATCTACTTCCACTTTTTGACGGAACCAccag GTTATACATCAGTTATATTTGTCCCTTCGCACAACGTGCATGGATCACTAGGAACTATAAG GGATTACAAGATGAGGTCAAACTGGTTCCTTTGGACCTTTCAAACAGGCCTGCTTGGTATAAGGAGAAAGTTTACCCCGAAAACAAG GTGCCATCATTGGAGCACAATGGGAAGGTCTTGGGAGAAAGTCTTGATTTGATCAAGTATATAGATGCCAACTTCGAAGGGCCATCTCTGGTTCCAACT gaTCCTGCAAAGGAAGAGTTTGGTGAACAGTTAATTTCCGATGTTGATACATTCACCAAAGACGTGTACTCTGCATTCAAAGGAGATCCTATCCCACAAGCTA GTCCTGCCTTTGATTACTTGGAGAAGGCTCTTGGTAAATTTGATGATGGCCCATTCTTTCTTGGTCAATTTAGTTGG GTGGATGTTGCCTATATACCATTTGTTGAAAGATTCCAGATCGTCTTTTCTGAGGTGTTCAAACATGATATAGGGGAAGGAAGGCCTAGACTTGCAGCGTGGATTGAG GAGGTGAACAAGATTGACGCTTATACACAGACTAGAGCTGACCCTGCGGAACTCCTTGACCTTTACAAGAAACGGTTTTTG GCTCAACAGTGA
- the LOC130730400 gene encoding glutathione S-transferase L3-like isoform X3, with the protein MFSVQQVRPAPLTSTSDLLPLFDGTTRLYISYICPFAQRAWITRNYKGLQDEIKLVPLDLSNRPAWYKEKVYPENKVPSLEHNGKVLGESLDLIKYLDANFEGPSLVPSDPEKKEFGEQLISHLDTFTKDVYSAFKGDPIPQASPAFDYLEKALGKFDDGPFFLGQFSWVDVAYIPFVERFQLVFSEVFKHDIVVGRPKFAAWIEEVNKIDAYTQTRADPAENLDLYKKRFLAQQ; encoded by the exons ATGTT CAGCGTGCAACAAGTTCGTCCAGCTCCATTAACTTCCACCTCTGATCTGCTTCCACTTTTTGACGGAACCACCag GTTGTACATCAGTTATATTTGTCCCTTCGCACAACGTGCATGGATCACTAGGAACTATAAG GGATTACAAGATGAGATCAAATTGGTTCCTTTGGACCTTTCAAACAGGCCTGCTTGGTATAAGGAGAAAGTTTACCCTGAAAATAAG GTGCCATCATTGGAGCACAATGGGAAGGTCTTGGGGGAAAGCCTTGATTTGATCAAGTATTTAGATGCCAATTTTGAAGGGCCATCTCTAGTTCCCAGT GACCCTGAAAAGAAAGAGTTTGGTGAGCAGTTGATTTCCCATCTTGATACATTCACCAAAGACGTGTACTCTGCATTCAAAGGAGATCCTATCCCGCAAGCTA GTCCTGCCTTTGATTACTTGGAGAAGGCTCTTGGTAAATTTGATGATGGCCCATTCTTTCTTGGTCAATTTAGTTGG GTGGATGTTGCCTATATTCCATTTGTTGAAAGATTCCAGCTCGTATTTTCTGAGGTGTTCAAACATGATATAGTGGTAGGAAGGCCTAAATTTGCAGCATGGATTGAG GAGGTGAACAAGATTGATGCTTATACACAGACTAGAGCTGACCCTGCAGAAAACCTTGATCTTTACAAGAAACGTTTTTTG GCTCAACAGTGA
- the LOC130730399 gene encoding probable serine/threonine-protein kinase PBL7 isoform X2 — protein sequence MGWIPCSGNSGTKKKMVKMEVQDSVVGQIKGTPGKLKRNSSTNSKDASKSGSTDHIAAQTFSFRDLATATRNFRAECLLGEGGFGRVYKGRLESINQVVAIKQLDRNGLQGNREFLVEVLMLSLLHHPNLVNLIGYCADGDQRLLVYEYMPLGCLEDHLHDIPPGKKRLDWNTRMKIAAGAAKGLEYLHDKANPPVIYRDLKCSNILLGEGYHPKLSDFGLAKLGPVGENTHVSTRVMGTYGYCAPEYAMTGQLTLKSDVYSFGVVLLEIITGRKAIDNSRSAGEQNLVAWETPIVVMIKGSSQS from the exons atgggTTGGATTCCCTGTTCTGGAAACTCAGGCACtaagaagaagatggtgaagATGGAAGTGCAGGACAGCGTTGTTGGTCAGATCAAAGGAACCCCAG GGAAGTTGAAGAGGAATTCATCCACAAATTCCAAGGATGCATCTAAAAGTGGGAGCACTGATCACATTGCAGCACAGACATTTTCATTCCGTGACTTGGCAACTGCAACTAGAAATTTTAGAGCAGAATGTCTCTTGGGAGAGGGTGGCTTTGGTAGAGTGTACAAAGGGCGTCTCGAAAGTATAAATCAG GTTGTTGCAATAAAGCAACTTGACCGAAATGGACTGCAAGGGAATAGGGAGTTCCTTGTTGAAGTGTTGATGTTAAGTCTGCTCCATCACCCTAACCTTGTCAACCTTATTGGTTATTGTGCTGATGGTGATCAAAGGCTTCTAGTTTATGAATATATGCCGCTAGGATGCTTGGAAGATCACTTGCACG ATATTCCTCCTGGCAAGAAACGACTTGATTGGAACACACGAATGAAAATAGCTGCCGGGGCAGCGAAGGGACTGGAGTATCTACACGACAAAGCTAATCCTCCGGTCATATACCGAGATTTAAAGTGCTCCAACATTTTGCTTGGTGAAGGGTATCACCCGAAGCTATCGGATTTTGGTTTGGCTAAACTTGGCCCAGTTGGAGAAAATACCCATGTATCAACAAGGGTTATGGGAACCTATGGATATTGTGCTCCAGAGTACGCGATGACTGGTCAACTGACTCTAAAATCAGATGTTTATAGCTTTGGTGTAGTTCTTCTGGAAATAATTACTGGAAGGAAAGCGATTGACAATTCGAGATCTGCAGGAGAGCAGAATCTTGTTGCATGG GAAACTCCTATTGTTGTGATGATCAAAGGTAGCAGTCAAAGTTAG
- the LOC130730400 gene encoding glutathione S-transferase L3-like isoform X4, translated as MFVQQVRPAPLTSTSDLLPLFDGTTRLYISYICPFAQRAWITRNYKGLQDEIKLVPLDLSNRPAWYKEKVYPENKVPSLEHNGKVLGESLDLIKYLDANFEGPSLVPSDPEKKEFGEQLISHLDTFTKDVYSAFKGDPIPQASPAFDYLEKALGKFDDGPFFLGQFSWVDVAYIPFVERFQLVFSEVFKHDIVVGRPKFAAWIEEVNKIDAYTQTRADPAENLDLYKKRFLAQQ; from the exons ATGTT CGTGCAACAAGTTCGTCCAGCTCCATTAACTTCCACCTCTGATCTGCTTCCACTTTTTGACGGAACCACCag GTTGTACATCAGTTATATTTGTCCCTTCGCACAACGTGCATGGATCACTAGGAACTATAAG GGATTACAAGATGAGATCAAATTGGTTCCTTTGGACCTTTCAAACAGGCCTGCTTGGTATAAGGAGAAAGTTTACCCTGAAAATAAG GTGCCATCATTGGAGCACAATGGGAAGGTCTTGGGGGAAAGCCTTGATTTGATCAAGTATTTAGATGCCAATTTTGAAGGGCCATCTCTAGTTCCCAGT GACCCTGAAAAGAAAGAGTTTGGTGAGCAGTTGATTTCCCATCTTGATACATTCACCAAAGACGTGTACTCTGCATTCAAAGGAGATCCTATCCCGCAAGCTA GTCCTGCCTTTGATTACTTGGAGAAGGCTCTTGGTAAATTTGATGATGGCCCATTCTTTCTTGGTCAATTTAGTTGG GTGGATGTTGCCTATATTCCATTTGTTGAAAGATTCCAGCTCGTATTTTCTGAGGTGTTCAAACATGATATAGTGGTAGGAAGGCCTAAATTTGCAGCATGGATTGAG GAGGTGAACAAGATTGATGCTTATACACAGACTAGAGCTGACCCTGCAGAAAACCTTGATCTTTACAAGAAACGTTTTTTG GCTCAACAGTGA
- the LOC130730400 gene encoding glutathione S-transferase L3-like isoform X2, whose protein sequence is MSTAVQQVRPAPLTSTSDLLPLFDGTTRLYISYICPFAQRAWITRNYKGLQDEIKLVPLDLSNRPAWYKEKVYPENKVPSLEHNGKVLGESLDLIKYLDANFEGPSLVPSDPEKKEFGEQLISHLDTFTKDVYSAFKGDPIPQASPAFDYLEKALGKFDDGPFFLGQFSWVDVAYIPFVERFQLVFSEVFKHDIVVGRPKFAAWIEEVNKIDAYTQTRADPAENLDLYKKRFLAQQ, encoded by the exons ATGTCAACAGC CGTGCAACAAGTTCGTCCAGCTCCATTAACTTCCACCTCTGATCTGCTTCCACTTTTTGACGGAACCACCag GTTGTACATCAGTTATATTTGTCCCTTCGCACAACGTGCATGGATCACTAGGAACTATAAG GGATTACAAGATGAGATCAAATTGGTTCCTTTGGACCTTTCAAACAGGCCTGCTTGGTATAAGGAGAAAGTTTACCCTGAAAATAAG GTGCCATCATTGGAGCACAATGGGAAGGTCTTGGGGGAAAGCCTTGATTTGATCAAGTATTTAGATGCCAATTTTGAAGGGCCATCTCTAGTTCCCAGT GACCCTGAAAAGAAAGAGTTTGGTGAGCAGTTGATTTCCCATCTTGATACATTCACCAAAGACGTGTACTCTGCATTCAAAGGAGATCCTATCCCGCAAGCTA GTCCTGCCTTTGATTACTTGGAGAAGGCTCTTGGTAAATTTGATGATGGCCCATTCTTTCTTGGTCAATTTAGTTGG GTGGATGTTGCCTATATTCCATTTGTTGAAAGATTCCAGCTCGTATTTTCTGAGGTGTTCAAACATGATATAGTGGTAGGAAGGCCTAAATTTGCAGCATGGATTGAG GAGGTGAACAAGATTGATGCTTATACACAGACTAGAGCTGACCCTGCAGAAAACCTTGATCTTTACAAGAAACGTTTTTTG GCTCAACAGTGA